One Danio aesculapii chromosome 13, fDanAes4.1, whole genome shotgun sequence DNA window includes the following coding sequences:
- the tmem72 gene encoding transmembrane protein 72: MKGSALWVIVECSCRVLGISTAAVLCAVGIETQSQGEFTSLAVYLLLSSLVIMIFEVAYFIDALLATCLPCPPTWKMFILWKKMAKVGGFQKFLYYTMMSVMCFLHPVLVWHAVIPGIMLVVTGFFNFILSKKKKSDVPKESRVSYGDPALSSVCVTNRGDTEHTFSFFNAISGKRASFIPSNSRTHDSTDWDQSMKNGQHKKRHTDRRNVHFVESLRSNDTEMEEYHEVESEETTSDKAPMITL, translated from the exons ATGAAGGGCTCAGCTTTGTGGGTAATTGTGGAATGTTCCTGTAGAGTTCTCGGCATCTCGACTGCAGCAG tTTTGTGTGCAGTGGGTATAGAGACTCAGAGTCAGGGAGAGTTCACCAGTTTGGCCGTTTATCTCCT ACTGTCCTCGTTGGTGATTATGATTTTTGAAGTTGCCTATTTCATTGACGCTCTGTTGGCTACGTGTCTTCC TTGTCCACCAACTTGGAAGATGTTCATTCTTTGGAAGAAGATGGCCAAAGTTGGAGGTTTTCAAAAATTCCTGTACTACACAATGATGTCTGTGATGTGTTTCCTGCATCCGGTGCTTGTATGGCATGCTGTGATTCCAG GGATTATGCTTGTTGTGACTGGGTTCTTTAACTTCATACTGAGCAAAAAGAAGAAGTCGGATGTGCCTAAAGAGTCCAGAGTATCGTATGGTGACCCGGCTCTGTCTTCTGTCTGTGTCACGAATAGAGGAGACACTGAACACACGTTCTCTTTCTTTAACGCCATCTCCGGCAAAAGAGCATCTTTTATTCCTAGCAACAGCCGAACGCATGACTCCACAGACTGGGATCAGTCAATGAAGAATGGTCAACACAAGAAAAGACACACGGACAGAAGGAATGTGCACTTCGTTGAGAGCCTCAGAAGCAATGATACTGAAATGGAAGAATACCATGAGGTGGAATCAGAGGAGACCACGTCAGATAAAGCACCAATGATTACACTGTAA